In the genome of Triticum urartu cultivar G1812 chromosome 5, Tu2.1, whole genome shotgun sequence, one region contains:
- the LOC125509163 gene encoding retinol dehydrogenase 13-like: MDRDALRMVCSPQFWRMGVLWTLSLLYSYLLLFLRGRTAAPRRREDVGRGGRPICVVTGATSGLGRAAAAALAREGYHVVLAGRSAQLLSETAKEIHRQQPDACLEAFQVDLSSHRSIKKFEASLNQWIRDSNLEPSIQLLINNAGMLAKSHRVTEDGIDEVMQTNYIGPFILTSILLPLLKNSPVPSRVVNLTSFTHRCVSEIDVSEEALQGVKFGQHSVGGSYPLASTYEYTKFCLLMFSYELHRQLHISSGISVMAADPGVVETRIMRELPPCLSRFAFFILRTLNLLQQPDTGIDAVLDAALAPREASGKYFFGGKGRTIRSSVLSYDIEIAKKLWAASSALLRELRLRDCESRTG, translated from the exons ATGGACCGCGACGCGCTCCGCATGGTCTGCTCGCCCCAGTTCTGGCGCATGGGCGTCCTGTGGACCCTCTCCCTCCTCTACTCCtacctcctcctcttcctccgtgGCCGgaccgccgcccctcgccgccgggAAGACGTAGGTCGCGGCGGCCGTCCCATCTGCGTGGTCACCGGG GCGACGTCGGGGCTCGGccgggcggctgcggcggcgctGGCACGGGAGGGATACCATGTCGTGCTCG CTGGGCGTTCTGCGCAATTGCTGAGTGAG ACTGCTAAAGAAATTCATAGGCAACAGCCGGATGCctgtcttgaagcctttcaagtggACTTGTCATCCCACAGGTCAATTAAGAAGTTTGAAGCTTCGCTCAATCAGTGGATTCGGGATTCGAATCTGGAGCCTTCCATTCAGCTTTTGATTAATAATGCTGGGATGCTTGCAAAATCACACAGAGTTACTGAGGATGGGATTGATGA AGTGATGCAGACAAACTACATTGGTCCATTTATCCTGACCAGCATTCTTTTACCACTGCTGAAGAACAGCCCGGTACCTTCCCGGGTGGTTAATCTAACATCTTTCACACACAGATGTG TGTCAGAAATTGATGTGTCCGAGGAGGCACTGCAAGGAGTGAAGTTTGGTCAGCATTCAGTTGGGGGAAGTTACCCCTTAGCTAGTACTTACGAGTATACCAAAT TTTGTTTACTTATGTTCTCATATGAACTTCATCGACAACTTCACATCTCTTCTGGTATCTCTGTCAT GGCTGCGGATCCAGGTGTGGTAGAAACACGCATCATGCGGGAGCTCCCTCCATGCCTTTCTCGGTTCGCGTTCTTTATTCTGCGCACCCTGAATCTCCTACAGCAGCCAGATACGGGGATTGATGCTGTCCTTGACGCAGCCTTGGCGCCGCGG GAAGCATCTGGGAAGTATTTTTTTGGAGGGAAGGGAAGAACCATCAGGTCTTCCGTGCTGTCCTATGACATCGAGATAGCCAAGAAGCTGTGGGCAGCATCTTCAGCGTTGCTCCGGGAACTGCGGCTTAGAGACTGTGAATCGAGGACTGGTTGA
- the LOC125509162 gene encoding protein unc-13 homolog, protein MARLFRDPRRDSASSSSNGFAPPAASPAASALPSPFPDLGVQLSPAELRETAYEVLVAASRTTGGKPLTYIPQAGPASPASASSASSANSSSSSLQRSLTSAAASKMKKALGLKSSASSKGGSPGSGGAGVKAAPRRPATVGELMRAQMRVSEPADARIRRGLLRIAAGQLGRRAEAMVLPLEFLQQFKASDFPDLQEHEAWQGRNLKLIEAGLLVHPFVPLNKSDSSAQRLKQIIRGAYDRPLETGKNSESMQVLRTAVTSLAGRSHDGTSDGCHWADGFPLNLHLYQMLVEACFDSDDSTVVDEIDEVIELLKKTWVILGINQMLHNLCFAWALFNHFVMSGQVDIELLSAAENQLVEVAKDAKTTKDPNYCKVLSSTLSSIMGWTEKRLLAYHETFNTSNIESMQGIVSIGVTAAKVLVEDISHEYRRRRKEETDVARSRIETYVRSSLRTAFAQRMEEADSKRSSRNPTPVMSILAKDIGDLAIKEKNLYSPILKTWHPLASGVAVATLHSCYGSELKQFIAGLTELTPETVQVLKSADKLEKDLVNIAVEDSVDSDDGGKSLIREMPPYEAENAIANLVKLWIKERVDRLKGWVDRNLKQETWSPGANRDNFAPSSVEMLRIIGETLDAFFELPIPMHPALLPDLTAGLDRSLQLYVSKAKSGCGSRSSFMPELPPLTRCEVGSKLLFKKKEKPQNPQHRGPQNGATNGTDPLGLPQLCVRLNTLQYIRSELENLEKKIKTCLRNVESAQADITNGLEFKFELCQAACQEGIQHLCETTAYKVTFFDLGHILWDTLYIGDIASSRVELLLRELDPILETISGTVHIKVRNRAITALMKATFDGFLLVILAGGPLRAFTRQDSQIIEGDFRSLRDLFLADGDGLPEELVDKASSQVKNVLPLLRTDSEGLIERFKRLIADSDQSRTASRGKLPMPTTTGHWSPNDANTVLRVLCYRHEEAATRFLKKTYGLPKKL, encoded by the exons ATGGCCCGCCTGTTCCGCGACCCCCGCCGcgactccgcctcctcctcctccaatggCTTCGCGCCCCCGGCCGCGTCGCCCGCCGCCTCCGCGCTCCCGTCGCCGTTCCCCGACCTCGGCGTGCAGCTCTCCCCGGCCGAGCTCCGCGAGACCGCCTACGAGGTCCTCGTCGCCGCGTCCCGCACCACCGGCGGCAAGCCCCTCACCTACATCCCCCAGGCGGGCCCCGCCTCCCCGGCCTCGGCCTCCTCGGCGTCCTCCGCCAACAGTTCCTCCTCCTCGCTCCAGCGCTCGCTCACCTCGGCCGCCGCCAGCAAGATGAAGAAGGCGCTCGGGCTCAAGTCCTCGGCCTCGTCCAAGGGGGGCAGCCCGGGGAGCGGCGGCGCCGGGGTCAAGGCGGCcccgcggcggccggcgacggtcggggagctgatgcgggcgcagATGCGCGTGTCGGAGCCCGCCGACGCCAGGATCCGGAGGGGCCTCCTCCGCATCGCCGCGGGTCAG CTTGGCAGGCGCGCGGAAGCTATGGTTTTACCCTTGGAATTCCTGCAGCAGTTCAAGGCATCAGATTTCCCTGATCTtcaagaacacgaggcatggcaGGGCAGGAACTTAAAGCTTATTGAGGCTGGTTTGCTTGTTCACCCGTTTGTTCCGCTGAACAAATCAGACAGTTCTGCACAACGGCTGAAGCAAATCATACGTGGAGCATATGATAGGCCACTTGAAACTGGGAAAAACTCAGAGTCAATGCAGGTCTTACGCACTGCTGTCACGTCCCTTGCTGGAAGGTCCCATGATGGAACTTCTGATGGATGCCACTGGGCAGATGGTTTCCCCTTGAATCTCCATCTTTACCAAATGTTGGTAGAAGCTTGCTTTGATAGTGATGATAGCACTGTGGTTGACGAGATTGATGAGGTGATTGAGCTCTTGAAGAAGACTTGGGTTATTCTTGGAATTAACCAGATGCTTCATAATCTTTGCTTCGCTTGGGCACTGTTCAATCATTTTGTTATGTCAGGCCAAGTTGATATCGAGCTGCTTTCTGCTGCTGAGAATCAGTTGGTTGAAGTTGCAAAGGATGCCAAAACCACCAAGGATCCAAATTACTGTAAAGTATTGAGTTCAACATTAAGCTCGATAATGGGCTGGACAGAAAAAAGACTTCTGGCGTACCATGAAACATTTAATACAAGTAACATCGAGTCCATGCAAGGTATTGTCTCAATTGGAGTGACAGCTGCAAAGGTGCTTGTTGAAGATATATCCCATGAATACCGCCGTAGGAGGAAAGAAGAGACTGATGTAGCTCGAAGTAGGATAGAAACATATGTAAGGTCTTCACTCCGTACAGCTTTTGCTCAA AGAATGGAAGAAGCAGATTCAAAGCGATCATCAAGGAACCCTACCCCAGTTATGTCTATCCTTGCAAAGGACATTGGTGACCTAGCAATTAAGGAGAAAAATCTGTACAGTCCAATATTGAAGACATGGCATCCCCTCGCTTCAGGTGTTGCTGTTGCAACGCTTCATTCATGTTATGGAAGTGAGCTGAAGCAGTTCATAGCTGGGCTTACAGAGTTAACCCCGGAGACAGTTCAAGTGCTCAAGTCTGCAGATAAATTAGAAAAGGATCTTGTTAATATTGCTGTCGAAGATTCTGTGGATAGTGATGATGGAGGCAAGTCATTAATCAGAGAGATGCCACCATATGAAGCTGAAAATGCAATTGCTAATCTTGTGAAACTGTGGATAAAAGAAAGGGTGGATAGACTCAAGGGATGGGTTGACCGGAATCTGAAGCAAGAG ACATGGAGTCCAGGTGCCAACAGAGATAACTTTGCTCCCTCGTCTGTGGAGATGCTTCGGATTATTGGGGAAACACTGGATGCATTTTTCGAATTGCCCATACCAATGCATCCAGCTCTTCTTCCTGATCTGACAGCAGGTCTGGATAGAAGCTTACAGCTTTATGTGTCTAAAGCAAAATCTGGCTGTG GGTCAAGGAGTTCTTTTATGCCCGAACTGCCTCCACTAACACGATGTGAGGTTGGCTCTAAACTACTATTCAAGAAAAAGGAGAAGCCACAGAATCCACAGCATCGAGGACCACAGAATGGAGCAACCAATGGAACTGACCCCTTGGGCCTTCCTCAACTTTGTGTACGCCTGAATACACTTCAGTACATCCGAAGCGAGCTGGAGAACCTAGAGAAGAAGATTAAAACATGCTTGCGGAACGTCGAGTCAGCTCAGGCAGATATTACTAATGGATTGGAGTTCAAGTTTGAACTTTGTCAGGCGGCCTGTCAAGAAGGTATACAACACTTGTGTGAGACGACTGCTTACAAGGTCACCTTTTTCGACTTGGGCCATATTCTGTGGGACACCCTCTACATCGGTGATATTGCATCGAGCAGGGTGGAGTTATTGTTGAGAGAGCTTGATCCTATCCTGGAGACAATATCAGGTACGGTGCACATCAAGGTGCGGAACCGTGCCATAACGGCATTGATGAAAGCCACATTCGACGGCTTCTTGCTGGTTATCCTTGCTGGTGGGCCTCTGCGTGCTTTTACCCGGCAGGACTCTCAGATAATAGAGGGCGACTTCAGGTCCCTCAGAGACCTGTTTCTGGCCGACGGAGATGGTTTGCCGGAGGAGCTGGTCGACAAGGCGTCCTCCCAGGTAAAGAATGTCCTGCCCCTCCTACGAACAGACTCGGAAGGCCTCATCGAGCGGTTCAAACGACTGATTGCCGATTCGGATCAAAGCCGAACTGCCTCCAGGGGCAAGTTGCCGATGCCAACGACTACAGGCCACTGGAGTCCAAATGATGCGAACACGGTCCTGCGGGTCCTGTGCTACCGGCACGAGGAGGCGGCTACAAGGTTCCTCAAGAAAACCTATGGCCTTCCCAAGAAGCTTTGA